From Weissella diestrammenae, a single genomic window includes:
- the frr gene encoding ribosome recycling factor, which yields MANAILESAKTRMEKAGQALQHQLGNIRAGVANPQILRSVTAEYYGAETPLNQLASVTVPEARVLLVTPFDKTALKAIEQAIFASDLGLTPANDGSVIRLVIPALTEETRKDLAKEVKAEAEKSKVAVRNIRRDALDAAKKEEISEDELRKLEKDIQVVTDDGIKNIESIASEKEKELLTI from the coding sequence ATGGCAAATGCAATCTTAGAGTCAGCAAAAACTCGAATGGAAAAGGCTGGTCAAGCACTACAACACCAGTTGGGTAATATTCGGGCTGGCGTAGCAAATCCACAAATTTTGCGGTCAGTGACTGCTGAGTATTATGGGGCTGAAACGCCTTTGAATCAATTGGCATCAGTGACTGTACCAGAAGCGCGCGTTTTATTGGTAACACCTTTTGATAAAACAGCTTTAAAGGCCATTGAGCAAGCTATTTTTGCGTCAGATCTTGGTCTCACTCCAGCTAATGATGGCTCAGTTATTCGCTTAGTTATTCCAGCGTTGACTGAGGAGACACGTAAGGATTTAGCTAAGGAAGTTAAAGCTGAAGCAGAAAAGTCAAAAGTCGCGGTTCGTAATATTCGACGTGATGCTTTGGACGCTGCTAAAAAAGAAGAAATTTCAGAAGATGAGCTACGAAAATTGGAGAAAGATATCCAAGTTGTTACTGATGACGGTATTAAAAACATCGAATCAATTGCTTCTGAAAAAGAAAAAGAGTTATTAACAATTTAA
- a CDS encoding deoxynucleoside kinase, translating to MVIITAGMIGVGKTTLTDLIAKHKGTQAFFEPVGENPVLPLYYADPKQYGFLLQIYFLNKRFAMIKKALADDNNVLDRSIYEDALFTKENHSSGNISDAELDVYMNLLNNMMTELSTTQKGRPDLMVFADADFDTILYRIKKRGRDYEQFEDNAELRAYYLKMWRAYQNWYEEYDASPKMRIDLQKYDLEDEQNRATVLALIDQRLAELEVEVH from the coding sequence ATGGTGATTATCACGGCAGGCATGATTGGGGTTGGTAAGACAACCTTAACGGATTTAATAGCAAAGCATAAAGGCACGCAAGCGTTTTTCGAACCTGTTGGTGAGAACCCAGTGCTACCATTGTATTATGCAGACCCAAAGCAATATGGATTTTTGTTGCAGATTTATTTTTTAAATAAGCGGTTTGCGATGATTAAAAAAGCACTAGCTGATGATAACAATGTCTTGGATCGGTCAATTTATGAAGATGCATTGTTCACTAAAGAAAATCATAGTTCAGGTAATATATCTGACGCAGAGTTAGATGTCTATATGAATTTATTGAACAATATGATGACTGAATTATCAACAACGCAAAAAGGTCGACCTGATTTAATGGTGTTTGCTGATGCAGATTTTGATACGATTTTGTATCGTATTAAAAAACGTGGTCGTGATTATGAACAGTTCGAAGATAATGCTGAATTGCGGGCATATTATTTGAAGATGTGGCGTGCGTACCAAAATTGGTATGAAGAATATGACGCTTCACCAAAGATGCGAATTGATTTGCAGAAGTATGACCTTGAAGACGAACAAAATCGTGCAACGGTCTTAGCATTAATTGACCAACGTCTTGCTGAATTAGAAGTAGAAGTGCATTAA
- a CDS encoding cysteine desulfurase yields the protein MAFEKAVQVPGDSKTYRFNPELKRYALGDTGFVQNNAGAYVMQWALEPSKGLASAIKLKVVVNKELSGVKIKTINPSGNDTVNIFKLNQPEMIELYRFYLQELVQREILFEEGA from the coding sequence ATGGCATTTGAAAAAGCAGTTCAAGTTCCTGGTGACTCAAAGACATATCGCTTTAATCCTGAATTAAAGCGGTACGCATTAGGTGACACTGGATTTGTGCAAAATAATGCGGGTGCGTATGTTATGCAATGGGCACTAGAGCCAAGTAAAGGGTTAGCGAGTGCAATTAAGCTAAAAGTTGTGGTTAATAAAGAGTTATCAGGGGTTAAAATTAAGACGATTAATCCCAGTGGCAACGATACGGTTAATATTTTTAAGCTGAACCAACCCGAAATGATTGAGTTATATCGCTTTTATTTGCAAGAATTAGTGCAACGGGAAATCCTGTTTGAAGAAGGGGCATAA
- the glmS gene encoding glutamine--fructose-6-phosphate transaminase (isomerizing), whose translation MFYCGIVGFTGTNQDSTPILLKGLEKLEYRGYDSAGVFVPNADADADTLVREKGRVADLEALVATKNISGTSGIAHTRWATHGVPAVKNSHPHVSADGRFYLVHNGVIENYLELKQKYLSDVDFQSDTDTEVAVQLIAKFVTNESLSTFDAFKKALTLFGDSAYGFLLMDQAEPDRMYVAKRKSPLLIGVGDNFNVVTSDAVAMLDETHDFIELHDGEVAIVDPNRVQLFAADGRSVTREPFHLDIDAAETDKGIYPYYMLKEVDEQPVVIRRLVARYLTDDGQIKLGQAILDEMEAADHIYIVAAGTSYHAGLVGARMFEQWSNKPTSVYLASEFAYEQSILSQKPFFIFLSQSGETADSREVLQNVNEQGFHSLTLTNVEKSTLWREATYALPLMAGPEIAVASTKAYVAQVTLQAILAYALADANQMTFNLHEQLSEIAVAIQSIVDDKAVFEKVANQMLVPETTHSAFYIGRGADAAVALEAALKLKEISYVQAEGFAAGELKHGTLALIEEGTPVIALITQPKTAGLVRGNLSETTARGARPFTIVTKALAQTGDDYILPDVNPLLTPLVSVVPTQLLAYYTSLGRHLDVDRPRNLAKSVTVQ comes from the coding sequence ATGTTTTACTGTGGTATCGTCGGTTTTACTGGTACGAATCAAGATTCAACGCCAATTTTGTTAAAAGGGTTAGAAAAACTCGAGTATCGTGGGTATGACTCAGCGGGTGTCTTTGTGCCAAATGCTGATGCAGATGCAGATACATTGGTTCGAGAAAAAGGTCGAGTTGCAGACTTAGAAGCATTAGTGGCAACGAAAAATATTTCAGGTACTTCTGGGATTGCACATACACGATGGGCAACACATGGCGTGCCGGCTGTTAAAAATTCTCACCCACATGTTTCGGCTGATGGTCGTTTCTATCTTGTGCATAACGGTGTGATTGAAAATTATTTAGAATTAAAGCAAAAGTACTTATCAGATGTCGATTTCCAATCTGACACTGATACAGAAGTTGCTGTCCAGTTAATCGCAAAATTTGTAACAAATGAGAGCCTATCAACTTTTGATGCGTTTAAAAAAGCGTTAACATTGTTTGGCGATTCAGCATATGGCTTTTTGCTTATGGATCAAGCAGAACCTGATCGGATGTATGTTGCTAAGCGTAAGTCACCACTCTTAATTGGTGTTGGTGATAATTTTAACGTTGTGACATCAGATGCCGTAGCAATGCTTGATGAGACTCATGATTTTATTGAATTACACGATGGCGAAGTTGCCATTGTTGATCCAAATCGTGTTCAATTGTTTGCTGCTGATGGGCGTTCGGTCACACGTGAGCCTTTCCATTTGGATATCGATGCTGCTGAAACCGATAAAGGAATTTATCCATATTACATGTTAAAAGAGGTTGATGAGCAACCGGTTGTGATTCGTCGCTTAGTGGCCCGTTATTTGACGGATGATGGTCAAATTAAGTTAGGTCAAGCCATTTTGGATGAAATGGAAGCGGCAGACCATATTTATATTGTTGCTGCTGGAACTTCATATCATGCTGGATTAGTTGGGGCACGTATGTTCGAGCAATGGTCAAACAAGCCAACCAGTGTCTATTTGGCATCTGAATTTGCCTATGAACAGTCAATCTTATCACAAAAGCCGTTCTTTATTTTCTTATCACAATCGGGTGAAACAGCTGATTCGCGTGAAGTGCTTCAAAATGTTAATGAACAAGGGTTCCACTCATTAACTTTGACCAATGTTGAGAAATCAACATTGTGGCGTGAGGCCACTTATGCATTGCCATTGATGGCTGGGCCAGAAATTGCAGTTGCATCTACTAAAGCTTATGTCGCACAGGTCACGTTACAAGCTATTCTTGCCTATGCTTTGGCTGATGCTAATCAGATGACGTTCAATCTCCATGAACAGCTGTCTGAAATTGCAGTTGCAATCCAATCAATTGTTGATGATAAAGCGGTGTTTGAAAAGGTTGCCAATCAAATGTTAGTTCCTGAAACAACCCATAGTGCTTTTTATATTGGTCGTGGGGCCGATGCCGCGGTAGCATTAGAAGCAGCATTGAAATTAAAAGAAATTTCATATGTTCAAGCTGAAGGGTTCGCTGCTGGCGAACTAAAACACGGTACGCTAGCATTGATTGAAGAGGGAACACCAGTAATTGCGCTTATTACGCAACCGAAAACTGCTGGTTTGGTACGTGGTAACCTATCAGAAACTACTGCACGAGGCGCGCGACCATTCACGATCGTGACAAAGGCCTTGGCTCAAACAGGAGACGATTACATCTTACCTGATGTGAACCCATTGTTGACGCCATTAGTTTCGGTCGTGCCAACCCAATTGCTTGCTTACTATACATCGCTTGGTCGTCATCTTGATGTTGATCGACCAAGAAACCTTGCAAAATCAGTTACCGTTCAATAA
- the racE gene encoding glutamate racemase, protein MNNRAIGYIDSGVGGLTVVKQALNQLPNEQIYYVGDTARMPYGPRPTAEVVHFTEQMAAFLVAKKIKLLVVACNTATAAALPQLQASLSIPVIGVIQPGVDAAIRATTDGEIGVIATAGTVNSMSYYDALLAQDQTANIVQLPVPEFVEIVEKHDYESEDARRAVQTKLRYFEQHQVDTLILGCTHYPLLEPFIQEAMGNSVKLINSGAEAVNLVVKTLSGKNLQHDDTVVDRQADRYFTTGAVDQFKNLGEHWLNLDNLHVEQLTITANGLAQPGKE, encoded by the coding sequence ATGAATAATCGAGCAATAGGTTATATTGATTCGGGTGTTGGTGGCTTGACAGTGGTGAAACAAGCGTTGAATCAGTTGCCGAATGAACAAATTTATTACGTTGGTGATACAGCTAGAATGCCATACGGTCCTCGCCCTACAGCGGAGGTTGTGCACTTCACTGAACAAATGGCAGCTTTCTTAGTTGCAAAAAAAATTAAATTATTAGTTGTGGCATGTAATACAGCGACAGCGGCAGCTTTGCCACAGTTGCAAGCGTCGCTATCGATTCCGGTGATTGGCGTGATTCAACCCGGAGTCGATGCCGCCATTCGTGCAACGACTGATGGTGAAATTGGCGTGATTGCGACGGCCGGTACAGTTAATTCAATGAGCTATTATGATGCGCTATTGGCACAAGACCAAACCGCAAATATTGTGCAATTACCAGTACCTGAATTTGTTGAAATTGTTGAAAAGCATGATTATGAATCAGAAGATGCGCGTCGGGCAGTACAGACCAAATTGCGTTATTTTGAGCAACATCAAGTCGATACACTCATCCTGGGCTGCACACATTACCCATTATTAGAACCATTCATTCAAGAGGCGATGGGCAATTCAGTTAAACTTATCAACTCTGGTGCTGAGGCCGTTAACTTGGTCGTAAAAACATTATCCGGTAAAAACTTGCAGCATGATGATACTGTAGTTGATCGACAAGCAGATCGTTATTTTACAACTGGTGCAGTTGACCAGTTTAAAAACTTAGGTGAGCACTGGCTGAACCTCGATAATTTACATGTTGAGCAATTGACAATAACGGCTAATGGTTTGGCCCAGCCAGGAAAGGAATAG
- the nrdD gene encoding anaerobic ribonucleoside-triphosphate reductase has product MAIVETSTLITKRSGEKVEFHAYKVELILDLLGVDEDVRQAVMADVHRVSSQPYLNTAMIYEAVLLQLETVAPEAAHEYQEVHAINEKIWARAIDPETKLGSLVNSDDKTMHENANKDSRVFNTFRDLMAGMVGKSMGLKLLPETVAKAHLRGDLHWHDLDYTPLGPMSNCCLVDFKHMFANGYVMGNAQVEPPKSIGTATAQMAQIIANVASSQYGGTSVNAVDELLAPYAALNYQKHLQMAKKFVTPEKQVAYATEQTKKDIYNAMQALEYEINTLASAQGQTPFTTLGFGLGTNWIEREIQKAIFDIRIAGIGPDHRTAIFPKLVFSLKRGVNMTPDDPNYDIKKLAITCSAKRMYPDVLNYEKIVELTGSFKAPMGCRSFLQGWRDENGVEVNEGRMNLGVVTLNIPRIAIQARDDRNLFWQILEERLELAKKALKFKLARTKEAMPENAPILYKNGVFGKNLTDGDDVDILFRDGRATLSLGYIGLYEVGTHFFGPDWEQNSAAHDFTVAIVKRLNEACKAWEAEDGYHYSVYSTPAESLTDRFCELDKVRFGLIADITDKEYYTNSFHYDVRKHPNPFEKLTFEEAYPKYASGGFIHYCEYPNLKQNPAALEAVWDFAYDHVGYLGTNTPIDKCFKCGFEGDFQPTARGFRCPECGNRDPQTCDVVKRTCGYLGNPQARPMIHGRHVEIASRVKHMSQTEVNQEDVNETFEWHYSAGEAGMAD; this is encoded by the coding sequence ATGGCGATTGTAGAAACTTCAACGTTAATTACAAAACGTTCAGGCGAAAAAGTTGAATTTCATGCTTATAAAGTTGAATTAATTCTTGATTTATTGGGCGTTGATGAGGATGTACGGCAGGCTGTCATGGCAGATGTACACCGGGTGAGTTCTCAGCCGTACTTAAATACGGCGATGATCTATGAGGCTGTATTGCTACAGCTAGAAACGGTGGCCCCAGAAGCTGCACATGAGTATCAAGAGGTCCATGCAATCAATGAGAAAATTTGGGCGCGGGCGATTGATCCTGAAACAAAATTGGGGTCACTGGTTAATAGTGATGACAAAACTATGCATGAAAATGCAAATAAAGATTCGCGTGTTTTTAATACCTTTCGAGATTTAATGGCCGGTATGGTTGGTAAATCGATGGGATTAAAGCTATTACCTGAGACGGTGGCAAAAGCTCATTTACGAGGAGATTTACATTGGCATGATTTGGATTACACGCCATTGGGACCAATGTCGAATTGCTGTTTGGTCGATTTTAAGCATATGTTTGCCAATGGTTATGTCATGGGCAATGCGCAAGTTGAACCGCCAAAATCAATTGGTACGGCAACAGCGCAAATGGCACAAATTATTGCTAATGTCGCCTCTTCGCAATATGGTGGGACCTCGGTGAATGCCGTCGATGAGTTATTAGCACCTTATGCGGCGTTAAACTATCAAAAACATTTGCAAATGGCTAAGAAGTTTGTCACACCTGAGAAACAAGTTGCGTATGCAACAGAACAAACTAAAAAGGATATTTATAATGCCATGCAAGCGTTAGAGTATGAAATTAATACGCTGGCATCAGCCCAAGGACAGACCCCGTTTACAACGCTTGGGTTTGGATTAGGAACAAACTGGATTGAACGTGAAATTCAAAAAGCGATTTTTGATATTCGCATTGCTGGTATTGGGCCAGATCACCGGACTGCAATTTTCCCAAAACTTGTTTTTTCGCTCAAACGCGGTGTGAATATGACGCCTGATGATCCCAATTATGATATTAAAAAATTAGCCATTACTTGTTCAGCTAAGCGAATGTACCCAGACGTATTAAATTATGAAAAAATTGTTGAACTAACAGGCTCGTTTAAGGCACCAATGGGATGTCGCTCCTTTTTACAAGGTTGGCGTGATGAAAATGGGGTTGAAGTCAATGAAGGCCGGATGAATTTAGGAGTTGTCACACTCAATATTCCACGTATTGCTATTCAGGCACGTGATGATCGAAACTTGTTTTGGCAAATTTTGGAAGAGCGTTTGGAACTAGCCAAAAAAGCATTAAAGTTTAAATTGGCTCGTACGAAAGAAGCCATGCCTGAGAATGCCCCAATTTTATATAAAAATGGGGTCTTTGGTAAGAATCTAACAGATGGCGATGATGTTGATATTTTGTTCCGAGATGGTCGAGCAACATTGTCGCTAGGCTATATCGGGTTGTATGAAGTAGGGACGCACTTTTTTGGCCCGGATTGGGAGCAAAATTCAGCTGCGCATGATTTTACGGTGGCGATTGTTAAACGACTAAATGAAGCCTGCAAGGCATGGGAAGCAGAAGATGGCTACCATTATTCTGTTTATTCAACGCCTGCAGAATCCTTAACTGATCGTTTTTGTGAATTGGACAAAGTACGTTTTGGACTAATAGCTGATATTACCGATAAAGAATATTACACAAATTCTTTTCATTACGATGTACGCAAGCATCCAAATCCATTTGAAAAATTGACGTTCGAAGAGGCGTATCCAAAGTATGCATCGGGTGGCTTTATTCATTATTGTGAGTACCCTAATTTAAAACAAAACCCTGCTGCTTTAGAAGCTGTTTGGGATTTCGCTTATGATCATGTCGGTTATTTAGGAACGAATACGCCGATTGATAAATGCTTTAAATGCGGATTTGAAGGTGATTTTCAACCAACTGCGAGAGGTTTTCGTTGTCCTGAATGTGGCAATCGTGATCCGCAAACGTGTGATGTTGTCAAAAGAACGTGCGGTTATCTGGGCAATCCACAAGCTCGACCAATGATTCATGGGCGACATGTTGAAATTGCATCACGAGTCAAACATATGTCACAAACGGAGGTGAATCAAGAAGATGTCAACGAAACTTTCGAATGGCATTACAGTGCCGGAGAAGCAGGAATGGCGGACTGA
- a CDS encoding ammonium transporter gives MTAGNIAWVLMATALVWLMVPGLALFYGGFTHPKHMVNTFAMVLIAIAIGGVLWFVVGYSLAFSGNQAIIGDFHDAFLHGVSMVDSTKGYTIPDGLFALFQGMFPMITMAIIAGGVVGRMNFKAFIVFLILWLFLVYVPLAHMVWGNGWFARLGVLDFAGGTVVHISSGVSSLVLALCLGRRQEMTSTVAHNMPAIVIGGGLLWFGWFGFNAGSALAANGQAILAFINTSVAASMGMVTWLIISLVLAQHIKVTDLLSGALAGLVAITPGAGYVNPGSAAVIGLIVAFVVWLSITYVKNHLGYDDTLDAFGIHGIGGIFGGLLTGVFAIKSLAGHAGLIEGQGHLFLVQTLSISVTLLVVVSITFMIVKFIKHVMPLRVDQRVELAGIDVAQHGETIY, from the coding sequence ATGACGGCAGGAAATATTGCGTGGGTCTTAATGGCTACGGCACTAGTTTGGCTAATGGTGCCTGGATTGGCATTATTTTATGGGGGATTTACCCATCCTAAACATATGGTTAATACTTTTGCGATGGTTCTCATTGCGATTGCAATCGGTGGTGTCCTTTGGTTTGTGGTTGGTTATTCGCTTGCTTTTAGTGGTAATCAGGCCATTATTGGTGATTTCCACGATGCATTTTTGCATGGTGTATCTATGGTTGATAGTACAAAGGGCTATACGATTCCAGATGGGCTATTCGCACTCTTTCAAGGTATGTTTCCAATGATAACAATGGCAATTATTGCCGGGGGTGTGGTTGGTCGTATGAATTTCAAAGCATTTATTGTTTTTCTTATTTTGTGGCTATTTCTAGTTTATGTACCACTCGCACATATGGTTTGGGGTAACGGTTGGTTTGCACGGTTAGGGGTCCTTGATTTTGCAGGTGGCACTGTGGTGCATATTTCATCAGGGGTTTCGAGCCTCGTTTTGGCACTATGTCTTGGGCGCCGGCAAGAAATGACGTCGACTGTGGCGCATAATATGCCAGCAATTGTGATTGGTGGCGGGTTACTTTGGTTTGGTTGGTTTGGATTTAATGCAGGGTCGGCATTAGCCGCTAATGGGCAGGCAATTTTAGCTTTCATCAACACATCGGTGGCTGCATCGATGGGAATGGTAACGTGGTTGATTATCTCGTTGGTATTGGCACAACATATTAAGGTAACTGATCTTTTGTCAGGTGCATTAGCCGGACTTGTGGCAATTACGCCTGGGGCTGGCTATGTTAATCCAGGAAGCGCTGCTGTCATCGGGTTGATTGTCGCGTTTGTTGTCTGGTTGAGCATTACGTATGTGAAAAATCATTTAGGTTATGACGATACATTAGATGCCTTTGGTATTCATGGTATTGGTGGTATTTTTGGTGGTTTGTTAACTGGGGTTTTTGCGATTAAATCATTAGCAGGCCATGCAGGCCTAATTGAAGGACAAGGTCACTTGTTTCTTGTCCAGACGTTATCAATCAGTGTGACGTTATTGGTTGTGGTGAGCATCACGTTTATGATTGTGAAATTCATTAAACATGTCATGCCGTTACGCGTTGATCAAAGAGTTGAACTGGCAGGTATTGATGTTGCGCAACATGGTGAAACAATTTATTAA
- a CDS encoding Mbeg1-like protein, with product MRKLTNENLVLLDTLIYTISDNDFNDVTGKTVAELVRLAQAQLSQHQLPIMMSEASWQQILQIIQNNYWLQAHRVVSVYHDELATALVFESPTQTNYSVIFRGTVSAVEWLDNFRSMFVATEIYGAVRTFIDQLPAKYGKLVVSGHSRGGKFAIYVAMLCQRVERAVSVNGPGFSVDFAMKHRHIATSEHKELVYIDKVGDVIHSIGVRLPGTTISIAAEPEVTSPYKNHMTDVMLDSYGYFKDYNKNKTNITTDVVVFKS from the coding sequence ATGCGAAAATTAACGAATGAAAATCTGGTGCTTTTAGATACACTCATTTATACGATTTCAGATAATGATTTCAATGATGTGACAGGCAAAACGGTTGCTGAATTAGTGCGATTAGCACAAGCGCAATTAAGCCAACACCAATTACCGATTATGATGTCTGAAGCAAGTTGGCAACAAATATTACAAATTATTCAAAATAATTATTGGCTGCAGGCGCATCGTGTTGTGTCAGTTTATCATGACGAGCTAGCAACGGCATTGGTATTTGAAAGTCCAACTCAAACGAATTATTCTGTTATTTTTAGAGGCACTGTGAGCGCGGTTGAATGGCTAGATAATTTTCGGAGTATGTTTGTTGCTACGGAAATATATGGGGCTGTACGAACTTTTATTGACCAGTTGCCCGCTAAGTATGGCAAGTTAGTGGTGAGTGGGCATTCACGTGGTGGTAAGTTTGCGATTTATGTTGCGATGTTGTGTCAACGTGTTGAACGAGCAGTATCAGTGAATGGACCTGGTTTTTCGGTTGATTTTGCGATGAAGCATCGACACATCGCGACAAGTGAGCATAAAGAATTGGTATATATTGATAAGGTGGGCGATGTCATTCATTCAATAGGTGTGCGATTACCGGGGACAACGATTAGTATTGCTGCTGAGCCAGAAGTGACATCGCCATATAAAAATCATATGACTGACGTAATGCTTGATAGTTATGGTTATTTTAAGGATTACAACAAAAATAAGACAAATATTACAACCGATGTAGTTGTTTTTAAGTCGTGA
- a CDS encoding HAD family hydrolase: MAIIFDVDGTLLATEEMYIGALDYTLKQQGIEKPYDTLYRVFGLPAYESLVNLKIPNPEVIQVAWRKNLEQYRDSIRLYDGVADMLAALSAQQETLGVVTSNTPEEFEAHHDRFGIEQFFSDFVFAGMTKKMKPAPDPILLALSRLSIQPEETIYIGDSVHDMGAAHAAGVKFGMAAWGVPNQEVFEQQADYIFDRPSDVVNWAQNN, encoded by the coding sequence GTGGCGATTATTTTTGATGTTGATGGTACATTACTTGCGACTGAGGAAATGTATATTGGTGCTTTGGATTATACGTTAAAACAACAGGGCATTGAAAAACCGTACGATACACTGTATCGAGTTTTTGGCTTACCTGCTTATGAATCACTTGTGAATTTAAAAATTCCTAACCCAGAGGTCATTCAAGTGGCGTGGCGCAAAAATTTGGAGCAATATCGCGATAGTATTCGACTGTATGATGGTGTTGCGGACATGTTGGCTGCTTTGTCTGCACAGCAGGAAACACTTGGTGTTGTTACATCGAATACACCAGAAGAATTTGAAGCGCATCATGATCGATTTGGGATCGAACAATTCTTTTCGGATTTTGTTTTTGCTGGGATGACCAAAAAAATGAAGCCTGCACCGGATCCAATCTTATTAGCACTTTCGCGTTTGTCAATTCAACCGGAAGAGACAATTTATATTGGTGATTCTGTCCATGATATGGGTGCTGCACATGCAGCTGGTGTTAAATTTGGCATGGCAGCTTGGGGTGTGCCGAATCAAGAGGTGTTTGAGCAACAGGCAGATTATATTTTTGACCGGCCAAGTGATGTTGTAAATTGGGCGCAGAATAATTAG
- a CDS encoding XTP/dITP diphosphatase, translating to MQSIIFATKNEGKVREFKTALAPFGLNLISLNELTDVPDIVENGQTFEENARIKAQTIATYLNQPVIAEDSGLIVDALNGAPGIYSARYAGDHDDKANNQKLLVELKKVAPSTREAAFQTDIVAIKPNGSELVASGQVQGMILEHAQGTNGFGYDPLFYYEPYHKTLAELSVAQKNEISHRGAALRQFVAKFDLWWEEK from the coding sequence ATGCAATCAATAATTTTTGCGACGAAAAATGAAGGTAAAGTACGTGAATTTAAAACGGCTTTAGCTCCCTTTGGATTAAACCTAATCTCGTTAAATGAGTTGACAGATGTACCTGATATTGTCGAAAATGGTCAAACTTTTGAAGAAAATGCACGGATTAAAGCCCAAACCATTGCGACATACCTTAATCAACCAGTAATTGCGGAGGATTCAGGATTAATTGTTGATGCGTTGAATGGGGCACCAGGAATTTACTCGGCGCGTTATGCTGGGGATCACGATGATAAGGCTAATAATCAAAAATTGTTAGTTGAATTGAAAAAAGTAGCACCTAGTACACGTGAAGCGGCTTTTCAAACTGATATTGTTGCCATTAAGCCGAATGGGAGTGAGCTTGTTGCTTCAGGTCAAGTTCAAGGCATGATTTTGGAGCATGCGCAGGGGACAAATGGATTTGGCTATGACCCATTGTTTTACTATGAGCCTTATCATAAAACACTTGCAGAATTATCCGTTGCGCAAAAAAACGAGATTTCACATCGTGGGGCAGCATTGCGACAATTTGTTGCAAAGTTTGATTTATGGTGGGAGGAAAAATAA
- a CDS encoding YfcE family phosphodiesterase, with translation MDYLFVSDAHGDRAVLGKIVTAYQNKVHAIFYNGDSELPADDELFNTMLPVIGNMDFDAMFPDDRQYHDATIDIYQTHGHLYQTELNLNQIRQKVSTLNIEVVTLGHTHQLGAEVIDNKLFINPGSIALPKGPYAYIGGTFAILTVTADTLQVQFYNRDLRAVPELQFSFPR, from the coding sequence ATGGATTATTTATTTGTTTCTGATGCGCATGGGGATCGGGCAGTTTTGGGAAAAATTGTCACTGCCTATCAAAATAAGGTGCACGCAATTTTTTATAATGGTGATTCTGAATTACCAGCTGATGATGAATTGTTTAATACAATGTTGCCAGTGATTGGAAATATGGATTTTGACGCAATGTTTCCAGATGATCGCCAATATCACGACGCAACAATTGATATTTATCAAACGCATGGTCATTTATATCAGACTGAGCTTAATTTGAATCAGATTCGACAAAAAGTTAGTACACTTAATATTGAAGTAGTCACACTCGGACATACGCATCAATTGGGGGCTGAGGTGATTGATAATAAACTATTTATTAATCCAGGTTCGATTGCTTTGCCTAAGGGACCTTATGCGTATATTGGGGGCACGTTTGCGATACTTACGGTGACGGCTGATACTTTGCAGGTGCAGTTCTATAATCGAGATTTGCGGGCTGTGCCGGAATTACAATTTAGTTTTCCCCGCTAA